The region TTTGCAGAGCTTAACAAtagacccccccaaaaaaataaatctgATCCCAAAAGCTTTGGAGAGAATTTGCATCGAACCTGCCAAGTGTTGAGATATCAGAAAGCTGTAAAACCACATTAGAGGGCTTTGAGAAGTCATAAAATAAATATTCATGCAAATTMTCATACCTGTTCAGATTGTATGTTCCTTTCTCGTTATCAGGTCCTAGTGAGAACCTTACAGAAACAGATGGGTATTTCTCCAGGTAACTATTAGTAATAATATGACTCATTACATTGTTATAAATGACTTGAATGTAATGAACACGTGGTTGAAATAAGTTCAAGTATGAGAAACACCCATGATGTGAGTGTCCGATGCAGGAATAATATTTTATTAGCGCGTGACCGTTCGAGGCTGCACAAAGACGGCACGAAAAGAACGAACTAAAGTCCGAACGGATACACAGTTCAACCTCCAACTCGTTTTAGACCTGAGAATTTACATATATGTCCAACCCAGCCTACAAACCCCGCAAGACCACGTAGTACCACTGCCAACCCAGGACCCTTCCACATCTGGAGTCGTATCTGCACCTGGAGGCGGTTACCGGCAGTCAGAAAGAGAATGGCGCGGAGAGACCcaagtccacagacgacgcacaGTTAGAAATTCCAAACGAAAGCAAACCAGAGTAGCCAGGAATGCACTTTGACTGGTCGCTCGGGTATAAAATAAAAGCGCCTTTCTTTAGGTCGGCGCAGAACAAAAAAGCCATAGGGCAGTTGGCTGTCCTAGTAGTGGGCAATGGTGCACACTCAGTAGGGCCCTGGTCCATTCATCTTGTTCTCATGTAGTATGAGCAATCCATAGATCCATAGGGGAGCCTGCCCTACACTGCCCTCAACTTTATTATTTTACATGGTAATCCGCTTctcaacctctcctccctctccccggTAGGAGTGGCATTATATCTTCGGCACCATGGCTAGTGGTTGGGcaggtatatgtactgtataaccaTAGCTCAGACAAAAAAAtcgataaataaaaataaaaaacaaaaaaaaaataaaaataaaaaaaaagacaaaaaaataaacaaaaatagtaaaaatatacatataaaataaattaaaaaaaaataaaaaaataataacataaataaatatgaactaacaataatatagataatatcGAGATATAACGGACTCACAATAGATACAATGTTGTGGCGTGCCTCTATATCCATTACGGATCACCGTCAGCACTGTATCACGACCCAACGTTCGACCGCCTCACCATGCCCAAGTTGCCCAAGCCCTGTATCCAGTTTGTTGACTCCTGTAGATGAGACGTTCCAATCAGCTTAACAGGGGCGGATAGTGTCATTCATCCGTCCAGTTGTGTTAGTGTTAGCCTACAAGCCCCGCATACATTTATCACCACATTTTGTATTGTACACATCGCTACAAGCACGAGAGTAGACAGCAACTATGTCACGTCTAAGATGTCCAGGGAATCAAGCAATTAAACCCAGAAAAACAAGAACTAAAGGTAAGAAAAAAGTCATATTTTTAAAGTCATAGGCAGAGATACTATAGTGGTGATTGTCTCAGCGGTATTTAGTCTTGAGTTTAAGTAATTTGTGATCACGGATCATATAAGACACATATGATATCATGAGATGTAACGTCTCAGAAGGATCATTCCGACCCTCCTGGGGAAAGGCGGCGAAATAAAAAGTTGTAGGGTAATAGCAAGCAAAAGAGAATAAATCACTTGCTGAATGTGCATGATTTCACAAATTTCCCCTCCAGTACCCGTTATCTTTCATTGTATCTAATACGTTATCAAGGGTATTTACCGCTTGGGGGTCGGTCTTAACATGTTACAGAGCCAAGGTTGTTGTTCACCGTCAGAATTAATCGCGTCCCGAAACTCTAACGCAATAGCCTGGGACTAAGTAACTACAGATAAGCAACAGACCAAGATTTTATATAGTGTTAAGTCAATTTATCAGTGTAACAGACTATTTCACAAGGTCTCAATCTTACTATTGTCTCATGTGGTTTCGTCGTCTTCCAAACTCACAGGAGCTTGGAGAGACAGCCAGCACACATCACTGAGGAACAGTGAGTAATGTACGCGCGATGTCAGTTAGTAGGTCTACGTGCATACTTGCCCACACCTCAATGAGTTGACAAGATAGACCAGAACATTATCTTTGCAGCCAGACCTCCAACCTTCCTCTTTCTCGCTTAAGTTTGAAATAAACCCACCTAAAACACAACCATTTTAACAAGAAATAAAAAGACTGTTCTGAGGTACCCGTTTAACGGGCAGAAACGTTTCCAAAAGCTCTATACTTCATTATAAACTGGCCAGTCCAGGCCAAACTGTCGAAGGCTGTTTACGAGAGCCTCACACACCGTGTCCCAGACGCACCTAAACCTCTCTACTCTTctatctctcccccctttctctgtaTTCCATGTCTCTCTCACGCTAACAAATCTAGAAACCATCTGTAGGAACTTATTTGTCCCATTCTACGTTGTGGAGGCCGACAATATATGACACTGAAGCAATACACCGACGTGATATCAGACAAGAGTTATTTAACCTTCCAATCAGTTGTGCTCTCACCAAATTTAATTTAAAACCTATAAGCACAACGGAACATGAGGAAATGGTAGGGCAATCGGCAGACTTTTCCCTTTTCCCGATGTAACCTCATTTGGAAGAATTTCCAAATCCCTGCTTCAACTCGCCACACCTGCAAacagtcaaaaacacacacaagtaaAGAGCATGTTGAGAGCATGAGGAGCAATTGTCAGGTTTTACTACTGGTCTAATACACCTGTATTCACAAGCCTTTGAAAACCACCAGGACTGTGCTTGATTGAACAATGGCTGCTTGACCCTGGCCGGAGTTTTAGAAGGCCGCGAGTGCACAATAATTCACAAACCTGTTTGGCAGAGCCCTTAAACaatagaccccccccccaaataaattgATCCCATAAAGCTTTGGAGAGAATTTGCATAACCTGCATATGTTGTAGACGCTGCAGATATCAGACTGGGAAAGAAACCCGAACTGAAAAAAACCCACATTAGAGGGCTTGAGAAGTCAGAAAATAAAAGATTCATGTCTATATCAATTGAAGTGCATACGCGAGGGGACGGAGGTAGGCTGTTCAATTGTCATGTTCCTTGTCCTGGGTATGCAGGGCGGCCTGAGGGGTGAGAAGAACCTGGTAGCAGGAAGACAGAGCTGAGGGGATATTTCTCCAGGGTGAACTATTAAATTAATAGTATCATAACATTGTTGCAATAAAACTGACTTGATGTAATGAACACGGTGGTTGAGGAATAAGTTCAAGTATGTTGCACGAGGAACTTGGAAATGGAAGCAGATAAAGTTTAGTGGCAGACAGATTACTGGGAGGGAGTGGTAACGGGGATAACGAAAATCGACACCGTCTGGAAACTTGTGTCATGCTACACCCAGATTATTGGGACAAAAGACAAGGTATATGATGGTATTTACATCGTTTTCTTTCAGCATCGTGCTCTGATGGGACCCTGAAGGAGCGGACGATAATAAGAAATGAAGCCACAAACGGCCGAGATTCAAAGGGCCTGGCGGTCTCATCTTATCACCAGAGACGCCATCCTCTTTCTGGGAACACATCGCTAGGAGTCCCCCGCAACGGCGACCAATGGCTGACCGACCCAACATCTGTCAAAATGGCGATAGTAGCATGGCATTCCGAATGTAGTGGACCGTGCGTTCATAACTCCCTATTAGACCGGTTCAGTCAACTGTAGTGCTGGGGCGATAATGTTTAAAATGACTCAGTGGAAAATCTCTATACCATAGAGTGTGACGGATGGAGCACGTTGATGGTCGCTTCTGATTCGAGTGTATGAAAGAGAGCGATACTTGAAACTTTGAAAAAGAAGAGAGTACTCCAGGCCTTTGAAATCTTGAAGGTGGAGGAATCTGATAAAATCACTGTGGTAGAGGAAGCTGAAATTAGTGCAAAAACAGCACAGGGCACCAAGTCGATGTCGACTACCAACGCTCAGAAAAAGTCCGGGGATGACATGGGGTGACACAGAGTATACTGGTATCGCAAGGAATGAAGTCACAAGTCAAggtataataataaaacattcagAAAATGATATAAGATAATAGCCACGTTGTTGGCATTGTACTGACTCTCGGTTCTtctcttgtcctcctcctccgAAAAATTAAGGAACAGAGAGAAAAAGTTTAGATGCACTGCAAGATTATGAAGAGTGAGAATGAGAGGTTTGGTTGAAGAGAATCGCACCCACAAGCTTAAGTAATAATTAGATCTATTGCTGACAGATATGCTAGGTGCAGGAGAATAAAAACTGACTTCGATCAAAGAAAGAGCAGCATTATACTCCTGATTCTCAATACACGATGTAACACgcctgtggagagagggggaaagataaAAGAAGATGAGTGCAATAGGGAGTAGCCATACTTGACAACTACATGAGTGAGAGAGTATCTGTCTGTTAAGGCGGAGATTTTTTGCCAttgcagagagaggtgagatAGAGGAAAAAACGACGATGTTCTAAGAGGCTTGGGGGGTGGcgaaagagaaatggagagatgaaTCATCAAAGAATGGAGGGGAGAGGAATCAGCTGATTGAGAAGAAATGTGAGACTAAGAAGGTGAAAATAGGAAGGAGGGGAAAAGATGGTGAAGCATCGTAGCTGTGAATAATGAAGAAGTGACAGGAGGAGAGCAGGATTATAACTCGAAAGATGACTTGGGTATGGGACGAATCTGCTTACCCTCATCTGATTTTTATCCAGAACTGTGCGCGTCCAACGCTTCAGATTATCAAAGGCCTGCACTTCAAAGTTTAATCGACTCAAATCTGAATCAAGAAAAATGCAAGGCTCCAAACATGTTAGGCAGAGCATTTTAAGAAcatcagcacttacagttgactgaaaCCGGTTATAGGGAGTTAGTGAAGCAACGTCTATCTGATGCCGAGTGTAGTACCTTTTGACCAGGTTGGAGCGCGTCAGCATTAGGTCCCGTTGCGGGCGGGGCATCCTCACATGCCAGAAGAAGTTGTTCCTGCGTTGAAGATGAGCAGCCGGCCTCTGCCGCTTGTGGTTCATCTCTAAACTCGTCCGCAGGTCCATTAGAGAAAAAAAACTGCTGGAAAGAAAAACACTGTAAATACCAATAACCTTGTTATGCCATAATGGGTGTAGATGAACAAGTAACGGTGTCGATTACTTATCCCGTCACCCACAAGTAAGTCACGTGATTGCACTTAAACTATCGTTCACTTCAAAATGTTCAACATACTGNNNNNNNNNNNNNNNNNNNNNNNNNGGAGGAAGTTCTGGATAAAATCAGTGAGGGTAAGCAGCACCAAGTCATTCGATACCACCTCAAAAAATCCGCTTAACACAGATACTGTATCAGTCACAGTCAGTATTATACTTCAGAATAGTAAATTATACATGTCTGATACTCTATAGCGGCTGAGGCCAACCATGRTGATGCAGACTGCTTCGTGTGCGTCTTTCTGAGCCACGGAGAGAACGACCATGTCTATGCTTACGACGACAAGATCGCTATCCAGGACATCACTGCCCTGTTCAAAGGAGACAAGTGTAAGAGCCTGGTGGGCAAGCCCAAGATCTTCATACTACAGGTAAGCAGTCAGATGATGAGATGCCTTTGAATAGATCCATTTTAGATGAAACCTTTGACATTTAGTACTGTTGACTCATAGACCTATAGACCATATCTGATGTTTGGGGGCCGGTGAAGGCATATCTTCCTCAGACACAATACTATTATTTGTAATTCTATTTGTAAACATTTGATCCACATAACCAAAAAATATTTACtgctaaatatatgtatttttctaTATAACACCTCCATCAAATTGACGTTTTGACTCTTTACGGTTTCTGATTTGATTGACACCGACAGGCGTGCCGTGGGGACAAGCATGACGATCCAGTGACCCCCATGGACGTGGTGGACAGCGAAGTGAAGACCAACGAGGTGGTGGTGGACGCTGGGGTGGTCTACACCCTCCCTGCTGGCGCGGACTTCATCATGTGTTACTCTGTGGCTGAAGGtgaggaacacatggcacagctgaTAGTCCATTACAGAAAACAAGAAGAAATACTGTAAACCTAGTGGTCGTAAATGAGGATAGTGTGTTACAGTGATACATGGAGAATAAAGACAACTTCATTATCTTAATTCCTTATCAACACACTCACAGTTACTATTTTGTACCCAACTCCTTCTTACTGTGACTTGTATACAGTTATGCTGTTTATACAATATCCAAAATAACTGTTTCCCTGTGTAGTGTAATGGTGTTTGATCACTTGATTATCCTTTGCTTCTCACTTGGATTAATAGAATACAGATCTAACTGCCATACTCGTTCCCGGTCTCCCTGTGCAGGCTACTATTCCCACCGCGAGACGATCAACGGCTCCTGGTACATCCAGGACCTGTGTGGGGCCATGCGGAAGTTRGGGGATTCCCTGGAGTTCACYGAGCTCCTGACCCTGGTCAACAGGAAGGTGTCCATGAGGAGCGTCGGGAATTGTACCGACCAGACCGCCATCGGGAAGAAACAGGTCCCCTGCTTTGCTTCCATGCTCACCAGGAAGCTCTACTTCCGAGCCAAGAAGCAGTAAGGTTTCCATCCACCGGGCAGCTACTACGTCATTCCTGAATCCTGCTGTAGTTGTTTTGYATGMTRTTMGGGAGAAAGGTGGTCCTTGACTATAATGTCTGGTGGTTKTTTTTGTTAAACGTTTGTCTATATTATTTCGATGTTTGTCTTGAGGACCATGAAATACACTTTATCAAGCTGTGCATATTCCCTTTATTCTAATCTTCTATTCCTCATAGAACACCAAATGGAGATCATGTCATTTCTGACGATTGATGCTGTTCTATTTTAACATTCTGTGGTGGCAAAGCTGACCTAAAACAAAGCATTACTATACTGGTGAAACCTGCTTGGCTGCTCGGCGTCAGTCTTCCCTGTTGGTGTTGACAGAGGTCATGGAATGTACCTGCAGGGCAGGTAAAAGAGTGACATGAGATAGTAATTGAGCATTAACATTCAAATTACTTTATTCTCAGTCTGTTTCTGGATAGCTATTGTAAGAGGGGATTCTCAGTCAGTAAAGGATTTTGCATCACCAGTCCCTTTAGGCCCTTTCGAGAGAATACTGCTAATTCTTAGCATTGAGTAATGGTTCCCTGGGCTTGATTTGTTTACATCAACTATCTGTGTcaaatatacaaagaaatgtgcACATTGTTTGAAGGAGGCCGTGGCTCTGGGCTAAATCCCTACCTTGCATCCAAAAGGTGTGGCTTGATCCTTATCTCTGCAAGTTTCTGCAACTGTCGTTGTCCACATAGGAAGAAAAGTGCCGATTGGGTGGCTCTGGGGTTGAATCCCTGGCTTGCAGCCAAGAGGATATGGGTTCAGTTCTTTATCTCTTGTGCTTTAGTCTACTGCACATTTACGCAAATGTCAAA is a window of Salvelinus sp. IW2-2015 unplaced genomic scaffold, ASM291031v2 Un_scaffold2685, whole genome shotgun sequence DNA encoding:
- the LOC112074566 gene encoding caspase-6; protein product: MGVDEQEVLDKISEAAEANHXDADCFVCVFLSHGENDHVYAYDDKIAIQDITALFKGDKCKSLVGKPKIFILQACRGDKHDDPVTPMDVVDSEVKTNEVVVDAGVVYTLPAGADFIMCYSVAEGYYSHRETINGSWYIQDLCGAMRKLGDSLEFTELLTLVNRKVSMRSVGNCTDQTAIGKKQVPCFASMLTRKLYFRAKKQ